In a genomic window of [Empedobacter] haloabium:
- a CDS encoding 2Fe-2S iron-sulfur cluster-binding protein yields MQAPERHPLTITVNGREHTLELEAWVTLLDLLRERLGLTGTKKGCDHGQCGACTVLVDGRRINSCLTLAVMQDGRSVTTIEGLADGDRLHPLQQAFVEHDAFQCGYCTPGQICSAVGLINEGQATCSAEVRELMSGNICRCGAYPQILRAVSQVAGIAPDSENAEHAVVTGTVPA; encoded by the coding sequence ATGCAAGCTCCCGAGCGTCATCCGCTGACGATCACCGTCAACGGCCGCGAGCACACACTGGAACTGGAAGCCTGGGTCACCCTGCTCGACCTGCTGCGCGAGCGGCTCGGCCTGACCGGTACCAAGAAGGGCTGCGACCACGGCCAGTGCGGTGCCTGCACCGTGCTGGTGGACGGCCGCCGCATCAACTCCTGCCTGACCCTGGCCGTGATGCAGGACGGGCGCAGCGTCACCACCATCGAAGGCCTGGCCGACGGCGACCGCCTGCATCCGCTGCAGCAGGCCTTCGTCGAACACGACGCCTTCCAGTGCGGCTACTGCACGCCAGGCCAGATCTGTTCGGCCGTGGGCCTGATCAACGAAGGCCAGGCCACCTGCTCGGCCGAGGTGCGTGAACTCATGAGCGGCAATATCTGCCGCTGCGGCGCCTATCCGCAGATCCTGCGTGCCGTCAGCCAGGTGGCCGGCATCGCGCCGGACAGCGAGAACGCCGAGCACGCGGTCGTGACCGGGACGGTGCCGGCATGA
- a CDS encoding xanthine dehydrogenase family protein subunit M has translation MNPFAYARPTDLDAALRLIAANAGKDAAPAAAPAPTAPPDLAPALNDATPAAANQYEVRFVAGGTNLLDLLKEGVQVAPALVDINRLPFDRIEETPDGGLLLGALARNADTAYHPLIKERYPLLADAILAGASPQLRNMASNGGNLLQRTRCYYFYDVATPCNKRTPGSGCSAIGGVTRQHAILGTSEHCIATHPSDMCVALAALEAVVHVQSVRGKREIAFADFHRLPGDRPDVDTTLAPDELITHIALPPAAQFAGHSAYLKLRERLSYAFALASVAAALEIAADGSIGAARIAVGGVAHKPWRRPEAEQLLQGQRPSDELFGRVADALLAGAVGRGANDFKIPLARNAIVRALQVAARGTVRNWRVSTPDQGEHA, from the coding sequence ATGAACCCGTTCGCCTACGCCCGCCCCACCGACCTGGACGCCGCATTGCGCCTGATTGCCGCCAACGCCGGCAAGGATGCCGCGCCGGCGGCCGCGCCCGCCCCGACAGCGCCGCCCGACCTGGCACCCGCCTTGAATGACGCCACGCCGGCGGCAGCCAACCAATATGAAGTGCGCTTCGTGGCCGGCGGCACCAACCTGCTCGACCTGCTGAAGGAAGGCGTGCAGGTCGCGCCGGCACTGGTCGACATCAATCGCCTGCCGTTCGACCGCATCGAGGAAACGCCGGACGGCGGCCTGCTGCTGGGCGCCCTCGCCCGCAACGCCGACACGGCCTACCACCCGCTGATAAAGGAACGCTATCCGCTGCTGGCGGACGCGATCCTGGCCGGCGCCTCGCCGCAGCTGCGCAATATGGCCAGCAACGGCGGCAACCTGCTGCAGCGCACGCGCTGCTACTACTTCTACGACGTGGCGACGCCCTGCAACAAGCGCACGCCCGGCAGCGGCTGCTCCGCCATCGGCGGCGTCACGCGCCAGCATGCGATCCTCGGCACTTCCGAGCACTGCATCGCCACCCATCCGTCCGACATGTGCGTGGCACTGGCCGCGCTGGAAGCGGTGGTGCACGTGCAGTCCGTGCGCGGCAAGCGCGAGATCGCGTTCGCCGACTTCCACCGCCTGCCGGGCGACCGCCCCGACGTCGATACCACCCTGGCGCCGGATGAACTGATCACGCACATCGCGCTGCCGCCGGCCGCGCAATTCGCCGGCCATTCGGCCTACCTGAAGCTGCGCGAGCGCCTGTCGTACGCCTTCGCGCTGGCCTCCGTCGCAGCCGCCCTCGAGATCGCGGCGGACGGCAGCATCGGCGCGGCGCGCATCGCCGTCGGCGGCGTCGCGCACAAGCCATGGCGTCGGCCGGAAGCCGAGCAATTGCTGCAAGGCCAACGGCCATCGGACGAGCTGTTCGGCCGCGTGGCCGACGCCCTCCTCGCGGGCGCCGTCGGCCGCGGCGCGAACGACTTCAAGATACCGCTGGCGAGGAACGCCATCGTGCGCGCGCTGCAAGTGGCGGCGCGCGGCACGGTGCGGAACTGGCGCGTCAGCACACCAGACCAGGGAGAACACGCATGA
- the lpxO gene encoding lipid A hydroxylase LpxO yields the protein MKWAIVGFYILSVLHIHFRGRVRLPFGRQLFDHSSFMAPINIFMHSFSRVPSTPYLPVTDFPELAPLQQNWQVIRAEAENLLRLQKIKASEQNDDAGFNSFFKAGWKRFYLKWYNASHPSAAQLCPQTHALLQGIPSVKAAMFAELPPGGKLNPHRDPFAGSLRYHLGLATPNDDRCFIDVDGIKHSWRDGQGVMFDETYIHWAINGSESDRIILFCDVERPMRFRWAQAVNRFLGKTMMTAAASPNETGDQVGLVSKLFRVSFYAGKYRRRFKAWNKTVYKITKVALIVGLGVLIWKI from the coding sequence ATGAAATGGGCAATTGTCGGTTTTTACATCCTGTCCGTCCTGCACATCCACTTCCGCGGCCGCGTGCGCCTGCCGTTCGGCCGCCAGTTGTTCGACCACTCGTCGTTCATGGCGCCTATCAATATCTTCATGCACTCGTTCTCGCGGGTGCCGTCGACCCCGTACCTGCCCGTCACTGATTTCCCTGAACTGGCGCCGCTGCAGCAGAACTGGCAGGTGATCCGCGCCGAAGCCGAGAACCTGCTGCGCCTGCAGAAGATCAAGGCCTCGGAGCAGAACGACGACGCCGGCTTCAACTCCTTCTTCAAGGCCGGCTGGAAGCGCTTCTACCTGAAGTGGTACAACGCCAGCCATCCGTCGGCGGCGCAACTGTGCCCGCAAACGCATGCGTTGCTGCAGGGGATTCCGTCCGTGAAGGCGGCGATGTTCGCGGAGCTGCCGCCGGGCGGCAAGCTCAATCCGCACCGCGACCCGTTCGCCGGCTCGCTGCGTTACCACCTGGGCCTGGCCACGCCGAACGACGACCGCTGCTTCATCGACGTCGACGGCATCAAGCACAGCTGGCGCGATGGCCAGGGTGTGATGTTCGACGAGACGTACATCCACTGGGCGATCAACGGCAGCGAGAGCGACCGCATCATCCTGTTCTGCGACGTCGAACGCCCGATGCGCTTCCGCTGGGCGCAAGCCGTCAACCGCTTCCTCGGCAAGACCATGATGACGGCGGCCGCGTCGCCCAACGAGACGGGCGACCAGGTGGGACTGGTGTCGAAGCTGTTCCGCGTGTCGTTCTATGCGGGTAAGTACCGCCGCCGCTTCAAGGCGTGGAACAAGACCGTGTACAAGATCACCAAGGTGGCGTTGATCGTTGGCCTGGGTGTGTTGATCTGGAAGATTTAA
- the rsgA gene encoding ribosome small subunit-dependent GTPase A, with translation MSYSFLQRLGWCNAFLQQLSFDELCSDSTVGHLARVTAVHRNRVEAIGVEGERSIVVPAPFQPVSQHLAVGDWVLAEDASEHYRLRRILEPKNRIRRINHGLPQVIAANVDYLWIVTSANEEFNVKRLQRYLALAHEFAIVPVVILTKIDLCADLDDYLARVHAVGADHVHALSVHVPATLGVLQNYLAEGTTIALVGSSGVGKSTLVNAMFAMTLPTREIRTHDARGKHTTTHRELFFTDGGVAIVDTPGMRELQLYDGEQGIERTFSSIVELARSCRYGDCSHENEPGCAIRQAIADGAIAQAHFDNYRKLAREEASQQRRSLGAHAVKEHTRAYFKKIHSHNKLKY, from the coding sequence ATGTCATACTCCTTCTTGCAGCGCCTCGGCTGGTGCAACGCGTTCCTGCAACAGCTGTCGTTCGACGAACTGTGTTCCGACAGCACGGTCGGGCATCTCGCCCGCGTCACGGCCGTGCATCGCAACCGCGTCGAGGCGATCGGCGTGGAAGGCGAACGCTCGATCGTCGTCCCGGCGCCGTTCCAGCCCGTCAGCCAGCACCTGGCCGTGGGCGACTGGGTGCTGGCCGAGGACGCCAGCGAGCATTATCGGCTGCGCCGCATCCTCGAGCCGAAGAACCGCATCCGCCGCATCAACCACGGGCTGCCGCAGGTGATTGCCGCCAACGTCGATTACCTGTGGATCGTCACCAGCGCCAACGAGGAATTCAACGTCAAGCGCTTGCAGCGCTACCTGGCCCTGGCGCATGAATTCGCCATCGTTCCCGTCGTGATCCTGACCAAGATCGATCTCTGCGCCGACCTGGACGATTACCTGGCCCGCGTGCACGCCGTGGGCGCGGACCACGTGCATGCGCTCAGCGTGCATGTACCCGCCACGCTGGGTGTGCTGCAGAACTACCTGGCCGAAGGCACGACGATTGCCTTGGTCGGCTCCTCCGGCGTCGGCAAGTCGACGTTGGTCAACGCGATGTTCGCCATGACGCTGCCCACCCGCGAGATCCGGACGCACGACGCGCGCGGCAAGCACACGACGACGCACCGCGAGCTGTTTTTCACGGACGGCGGCGTGGCGATCGTCGATACGCCAGGCATGCGCGAACTGCAGTTGTACGACGGCGAACAAGGGATCGAGCGCACGTTCAGCTCGATCGTCGAGCTGGCGCGAAGCTGCCGCTACGGCGACTGCAGCCATGAGAACGAACCCGGCTGCGCGATCCGCCAGGCCATTGCCGACGGCGCGATCGCGCAGGCGCATTTCGACAATTACCGGAAGCTTGCCCGGGAAGAGGCATCACAACAGCGTCGCTCGCTGGGCGCCCACGCGGTCAAGGAACATACCCGCGCCTACTTCAAGAAAATCCATAGCCACAACAAATTGAAGTACTAA
- a CDS encoding prolyl oligopeptidase family serine peptidase: MNPRHLSAAVAAILAANLAHAAPPAAAFFGMPTVSKATISPKGNFVAYLYTDEKRKQMIAVRDTRNLSVVTVPAVSQGEDAPITALHWINEDRLGFTVKDMRTEFIGNWDEFAVNRDGSLMTHLISGNWRHRQETIGSHMKSRVLTAQYTYFGPTHDGSDDIIVTKHLWNNTDIMSESSRLYRLDTKSRTLSDLLPGSQPARVTGWLVDADDTPRIAYSKDKGRCIVSHFDKASKQWSQISNADCYTDARVVPQFFDSRNTLYVAGGYKGTGALYTFDIAKAQRSAEPLVVLDGFDFNGDPVLDYRAKALLGLHIRTDAKSTVWFDPAMKALQQKIDALVPGMSNRILCENDCRNAPALLVQASSDRDPTQYLVYTPATNQVVSLGSEHPDIKRADMGTRDFQRFAARDGLSIPVYVTTPPGKPKGPLPTVVLVHGGPWVRGSSWEWENEAQFLASRGYLVLQPEYRGSTGFGYAHYRAGWRQWGRTMQDDLADTAQWAIKQGLADPKRVAIMGTSYGGYASLMGLIRNPELFRCGIDASGITDIGLMFTSARSNDPEQHLRYELPTLIGDPDKDAEVLKQNSPVALADKLKNPLLIAHGYEDRRVPIEHAQRLRSALATPPEWIVYPNEGHGLYHENNRIDFYQRVERFLAKHLQ, encoded by the coding sequence ATGAATCCTCGTCATCTCAGTGCCGCCGTGGCAGCGATCCTTGCCGCCAACCTGGCCCACGCGGCGCCGCCGGCTGCGGCCTTCTTCGGCATGCCCACCGTCAGCAAGGCGACAATTTCGCCGAAAGGCAACTTTGTCGCCTATTTATATACGGACGAGAAACGCAAGCAGATGATCGCCGTGCGCGACACGCGCAATCTGTCGGTGGTGACGGTGCCGGCCGTGTCGCAGGGCGAGGATGCGCCGATTACGGCGCTGCACTGGATCAACGAGGATCGCCTGGGCTTTACCGTCAAGGACATGCGTACTGAATTCATCGGCAACTGGGATGAATTCGCCGTCAATCGCGACGGCAGCTTGATGACACATCTGATTTCCGGTAACTGGCGTCATCGGCAGGAGACCATCGGGTCGCACATGAAGTCGCGCGTGCTGACGGCGCAATATACCTATTTCGGGCCCACGCACGACGGCTCCGACGATATCATCGTCACGAAGCACCTGTGGAACAATACCGACATCATGTCGGAGTCGTCGCGGCTGTACCGGCTCGATACCAAGAGCCGCACCCTGTCCGACTTGCTGCCAGGCAGTCAGCCTGCGCGGGTGACGGGCTGGCTGGTCGACGCCGACGATACGCCGCGCATCGCTTACTCGAAGGACAAGGGCCGCTGCATCGTCTCCCACTTCGACAAGGCCAGCAAGCAATGGTCCCAGATCAGCAACGCCGACTGCTACACCGATGCGCGCGTCGTGCCCCAGTTCTTCGACAGCCGCAACACCTTGTACGTGGCCGGGGGGTACAAGGGCACGGGGGCCCTGTACACCTTCGATATCGCCAAGGCCCAACGGTCGGCCGAGCCGCTGGTCGTGCTGGACGGCTTCGACTTCAACGGCGATCCCGTGCTGGATTACCGCGCGAAAGCGCTGCTCGGGCTGCACATCCGTACCGATGCGAAGTCGACGGTCTGGTTCGATCCGGCCATGAAGGCGCTGCAGCAGAAAATCGATGCGCTGGTGCCTGGCATGAGCAACCGCATCCTGTGCGAGAACGACTGCCGTAACGCGCCGGCCCTATTGGTGCAGGCCTCGTCCGACCGCGACCCGACGCAATACCTGGTCTACACGCCGGCGACCAACCAGGTCGTCAGCCTGGGCAGCGAACATCCCGACATCAAGCGCGCCGACATGGGCACGCGCGACTTCCAGCGCTTCGCGGCCCGCGACGGCTTGTCGATTCCGGTCTACGTCACGACTCCGCCGGGCAAGCCGAAAGGACCGCTGCCGACGGTGGTGCTGGTCCACGGCGGCCCTTGGGTGCGCGGCAGCTCGTGGGAGTGGGAAAACGAGGCGCAATTCCTGGCGTCGCGCGGCTATCTGGTGCTGCAGCCGGAGTACCGCGGCAGCACCGGTTTTGGCTACGCCCACTACCGTGCCGGCTGGCGTCAATGGGGCCGCACGATGCAGGACGACCTCGCCGACACCGCCCAATGGGCGATCAAGCAGGGCCTGGCGGACCCGAAACGCGTGGCCATCATGGGCACCAGCTACGGCGGCTACGCCAGCCTGATGGGACTGATCCGCAATCCCGAATTGTTCCGCTGCGGGATCGACGCTTCCGGTATCACCGACATCGGCCTGATGTTTACGTCGGCCCGTTCGAACGACCCGGAGCAGCATCTGCGCTACGAGCTGCCGACGCTGATCGGCGACCCGGACAAGGACGCGGAAGTATTGAAGCAGAACTCGCCGGTGGCGCTGGCCGACAAGCTGAAAAACCCGCTGCTGATCGCGCACGGTTATGAAGACCGGCGCGTACCGATCGAGCATGCGCAGCGCCTGCGCAGCGCGCTGGCCACGCCGCCGGAATGGATCGTGTATCCGAACGAAGGACATGGCCTGTACCACGAAAACAACCGGATCGACTTCTACCAGCGCGTGGAACGCTTCCTGGCCAAGCACCTGCAATAA